A DNA window from Syngnathus typhle isolate RoL2023-S1 ecotype Sweden linkage group LG2, RoL_Styp_1.0, whole genome shotgun sequence contains the following coding sequences:
- the LOC133167108 gene encoding keratin, type II cytoskeletal 8-like: MAASYKSTSYSVRSSSAPRNFSSHSYTGAGGLTARKSYSVRSSYGGSNRGYGGPGIITSTSNYGLGSSMGGSGMAFGGGMGLGQAQISAVTVNKSLLTPLNLAIDPTIQAVRTQEKEQIKTLNNRFASFIDKVRFLEQQNKMLETKWNLLQGQTTTRSNIDAMFEAYITNLRRQLDSLGNDKMKLEADLHNMQGLVEDFKNKYEDEINKRTECENDFVLIKKDVDEAYMNKVELEAKLESLTDEINFLRSIYEEELRELQSQIKDTSVIVEMDNSRNLDMDSIVAEVKAQYEDIANRTRAEAETWYKTKFEEMQTSASRYGDDLRATRTEIADLNRMIQRLTSEIDCVKGQRANLEAQIAEAEERGELAIKDAKSRIQDLEDALQRAKQDMARQIREYQDLMNVKLALDIEIATYRKLLEGEEDRLANGIKSISISKQTTNPISCIDTRQNVYSSGYSSGYSSAGGYSSGGYGSGYGSGYSGGYGSGSYGSGSYGTTNFSGGSGVNTQTKKNMVIKMIETRDGKVVSESSEVIED, translated from the exons ATGGCAGCCAGTTACAAGAGCACTTCGTACAGCGTGAGGAGCTCCTCTGCCCCGAGGAACTTCAGCAGCCACTCCTACACCGGAGCAGGAGGGCTGACCGCCCGCAAGAGCTACAGCGTCAGGAGTTCCTACGGGGGTAGTAACAGGGGCTATGGAGGGCCAGGCATCATCACCAGCACCAGCAACTACGGCCTCGGCTCCAGCATGGGTGGATCGGGCATGGCTTTTGGGGGTGGCATGGGACTGGGTCAGGCCCAAATCTCTGCTGTGACTGTCAACAAGAGTCTGCTGACCCCGCTCAACTTGGCCATTGACCCCACCATCCAGGCTGTCCGCACCCAGGAGAAAGAGCAAATCAAGACCCTCAACAATCGCTTTGCCTCTTTCATTGACAAG GTGCGCTTCCTGGAGCAGCAGAACAAAATGCTGGAGACCAAGTGGAACCTGCTGCAGGGCCAGACCACCACGCGCTCCAACATCGACGCCATGTTTGAGGCCTACATCACCAATCTGCGCAGACAGCTTGACAGCCTGGGCAACGACAAGATGAAGCTGGAGGCTGACCTGCACAACATGCAGGGCCTGGTAGAGGACTTCAAGAACAA GTATGAAGATGAGATCAACAAGCGTACAGAGTGTGAGAACGACTTCGTCCTCATCAAGAAG GATGTTGATGAGGCCTACATGAATAAGGTTGAGCTGGAGGCCAAGCTGGAAAGTCTGACAGACGAGATCAACTTCCTCAGGTCCATCTATGAGGAG GAGCTGCGTGAGCTCCAGAGCCAGATCAAGGACACATCAGTCATTGTGGAGATGGACAACAGCCGTAACCTGGACATGGACAGCATCGTAGCAGAGGTGAAGGCTCAGTACGAGGACATCGCCAACCGCACCCGGGCTGAGGCAGAGACATGGTACAAGACCAAG TTTGAGGAGATGCAGACATCCGCCAGCAGATATGGAGATGACCTGAGGGCTACCAGGACAGAGATTGCCGACCTCAATCGCATGATCCAGAGGCTGACGTCCGAGATTGATTGCGTTAAAGGACAG CGTGCCAATCTGGAGGCTCAGATTGCCGAGGCCGAGGAGCGCGGCGAGCTGGCTATTAAGGATGCCAAGTCCCGCATCCAAGACTTGGAGGATGCCCTGCAGAGAGCCAAGCAAGACATGGCCCGCCAGATCCGCGAGTACCAGGACCTGATGAACGTCAAGTTGGCTCTGGACATCGAGATCGCCACCTACAGGAAGCTGCTGGAGGGCGAGGAGGACAGACTGGCAAATGGCATCAAATCCATCAGCATCTCCAAACAAACCA CAAACCCAATCAGCTGCATAGACACGAGACAGAACGTCTACTCAAGCGGTTACAGCAGCGGCTATAGCAGTGCCGGCGGCTACAGCAGCGGCGGCTACGGCAGCGGCTACGGCAGCGGCTACAGCGGCGGCTACGGCAGCGGCAGCTACGGCAGCGGCAGCTACGGCACCACCAACTtcagcggcggcagcggcgtcaACACCCAAACCAAGAAGAACATGGTGATCAAGATGATCGAGACCAGGGATGGCAAAGTGGTGTCTGAGTCCTCCGAGGTCATTGAGGATTGA